The following coding sequences are from one Cervus canadensis isolate Bull #8, Minnesota chromosome 4, ASM1932006v1, whole genome shotgun sequence window:
- the LOC122439714 gene encoding short transmembrane mitochondrial protein 1-like: MLQFLLGFTLGNVVGMYLAQNYDIPNLAKKLEEIKKDVDAKKKLPSC, encoded by the coding sequence ATGCTCCAGTTCTTACTTGGATTTACTCTCGGCAATGTGGTGGGAATGTATCTGGCTCAAAACTATGACATACCAAACCTGGCTAAAAaacttgaagaaattaaaaaagacgtGGACGCTAAGAAGAAACTCCCTAGTTGCTGA